A window of Hippoglossus stenolepis isolate QCI-W04-F060 chromosome 16, HSTE1.2, whole genome shotgun sequence contains these coding sequences:
- the LOC118123934 gene encoding glutaryl-CoA dehydrogenase, mitochondrial: protein MALRAVGRLLVSPPRCVIISASRAQTTAAPVRQDAEKIEQKSKAPKVQFNWRDGLDLEGQLTEEEIMIRDSFRTYCQEKLMPRILMANRNEVFHREIVSEMGEMGVLGPTIKGYGCAGTSYVAYGLIAREVERVDSGYRSVMSVQSSLVMHPINAYGTEEQKEKYLPRLARGEILGCFGLTEPNHGSDPGSMETRAKYNPTSRTYSLTGSKTWITNSPVADVAVVWAKCDDGKIRGFILERGMKGFSTPKIEGKFSLRASTTGMIVMDEVEVPEENLLPKVSGLGGPFGCLNNARYGIAWGALGAAEFCFHAARQYTLDRIQFGVPLARNQLMQKKMADMLTEITIGLQSCLQLGRLIDDKKAAPEMISMQKRNSCGKALDIARQARDMLGGNGISDEYHIIRHMLNLEAVNTYEGTHDIHALILGRAITGLQSFTVDK from the exons ATGGCATTGAGAGCTGTGGGTCGTCTCCTGGTCAGTCCTCCGAGATGTGTCATCATCTCAGCTTCCAGAGCTCAGACGACTGCAGCGCCTGTCAGACAAG aTGCAGAGAAGATTGAGCAGAAGTCTAAAGCAC CGAAGGTCCAGTTCAACTGGCGTGACGGCCTGGACCTGGAGGGTCAGCTGACGGAGGAGGAGATCATGATCAGGGACTCCTTCCGCACCTACTGCCAAGAGAAACTCATGCCTCGCATCTTGATGGCAAACAGAAACGAAG TTTTCCACAGAGAAATCGTGTCTGAGATGGGAGAGATGGGCGTCCTGGGCCCAACCATTAAAG GTTATGGCTGTGCTGGGACCAGCTATGTGGCCTACGGTCTGATTGCCAGAGAAGTAGAGCGGGTGGACAGTGGCTATCGCTCTGTCATGAGCGTGCAGTCGTCGCTGGTCATGCACCCCATCAACGCCTAtggcacagaggagcagaaggagaagtACCTCCCCAGGCTTG CTCGTGGAGAGATCCTCGGTTGCTTCGGCTTGACGGAGCCGAACCACGGCAGTGACCCCGGCAGCATGGAAACCAGAGCCAAGTACAACCCGACCAGTCGCACCTACTCTCTCACCGGCTCAAAGACCTG GATCACCAACTCCCCCGTGGCAGACGTCGCTGTGGTCTGGGCCAAATGCGACGATGGGAAGATCCGTGGCTTCATCTTGGAGCGCGGTATGAAAGGCTTCTCCACACCAAAGATCGAGGGGAAGTTCTCCCTGAGAGCCTCGACCACCGGCATGATCGTCATGGACGAGGTGGAGGTTCCCGAGGAGAACCTGCTCCCCAAAGTGTCCGGCCTTGGG GGACCTTTTGGCTGCTTGAACAACGCCCGGTATGGTATCGCCTGGGGGGCGCTGGGTGCTGCAGAGTTCTGCTTCCATGCAGCTCGTCAGTACACACTCGACAG AATCCAGTTCGGCGTGCCACTGGCAAGGAATCAGCTGATGCAGAAGAAAATGGCCGACATGCTGACGGAGATAACCATCGGCCTCCAGTCGTGTCTGCAGCTGGGAAGACTCATTGATGACAAAAA AGCGGCCCCAGAGATGATATCCATGCAGAAGAGGAACAGCTGTGGTAAAGCCCTGGACATCGCCCGGCAGGCCAGAGACATGCTGGGAGGAAACGGCATTTCAGACGAGTACCACATCATCCGCCACATGTTGAACCTGGAGGCCGTCAACACATACGAAG GCACTCATGATATCCACGCTCTGATCCTGGGCAGAGCCATCACAGGTCTTCAGTCCTTCACTGTGGACAAATAG
- the farsa gene encoding phenylalanine--tRNA ligase alpha subunit: MADTGAVETLLRLLEKTDGGVESLEVAASLGVDHQVIVGAVKSLQAAGDLISAEQRSSKHWELTDEGTDTARHGSQEARVLGSIPPEGLAQSELMKLSFGKVGFSKAMSNKWIRVDKAHEGGPRIFRSVENIEDQVREKLLLVQKGNGSQLEEKEKNELKKRKLLSEVTVKTYWITKGNSFSTTLTKQETELTPEMIATGNWKEKKFKPYNFEAMGVAPDCGHLHPLMKVRTQFRQIFLEMGFTEMPTNNFIESSFWNFDSLFQPQQHPARDQHDTFFLSDPAVAHEFPQDYLERVKKVHSEGGFGSQGYKCEWKIEEAQKNILRTHTTAVSARMLYKLAQQEKFTPVKYFSIDRVFRNETLDATHLAEFHQIEGVVADYGLTLGDLMGILHDFFTKLGITKLRFKPAYNPYTEPSMEVFSYHEGLKKWVEVGNSGVFRPEMLLPMGLPEDVSVIAWGLSLERPTMIKYGINNIRELVGHKVNLQMVYDGPICRLDS, from the exons ATGGCGGACACCGGTGCGGTGGAGACGCTCCTCCGGCTCCTCGAGAAGACGGACGGCGGCGTGGAGAGCCTGGAAGTGGCGGCCAGCCTCGGGGTGGACCACCAGGTCATCGTCGGGGCCGTGAAGAGTCTGCAGGCCGCCGGCGAC CTCATCTCCGCCGAGCAGCGCTCCTCCAAACACTGGGAGCTGACCGACGAGGGCACGGACACGGCCCGGCACGGCAGCCAGGAAGCCCGGGTGCTCGGCTCCATCCCGCCGGAGGGTCTGGCCCAGAGTGAGCTGATG AAACTGTCCTTTGGGAAGGTCGGCTTCAGCAAGGCCATGTCCAACAAGTGGATCCGAGTGGACAAGGCGCACGAGGGCGGCCCCAGGATCTTCAGATCT GTGGAGAACATCGAGGACCAGGTCcgagagaagctgctgctggtgcagaAAGGAAACGGCtctcagctggaggagaaggagaagaacgaGCTGAAGAAGAGAAAGCTGCTCTCtgaagt GACGGTGAAGACTTACTGGATCACCAAAGGAAACTCCTTCAGCACGACTCTCACCAAACAGGAGACGGAGCTCACACCTGAGATGATCGCCAC AGGCAACTGGAAAGAGAAGAAATTCAAACCCTACAACTTCGAGGCCATGGGCGTCGCCCCAGACTGTGGCCACCTGCACCCGCTGATGAAGGTTCGAACTCAGTTCAGACAGATCTTCCTGGAGATGGG cttcaccGAGATGCCGACCAACAACTTCATAGAAAGCTCGTTCTGGAACTTCGACTCCTTGTTTCAGCCGCAGCAGCATCCGGCCAGAGACCAGCACGACACCTTCTTCCTGTCCG ATCCAGCCGTCGCCCACGAGTTCCCTCAGGATTATCTGGAGCGGGTGAAGAAGGTCCACTCGGAGGGAGGCTTCGGTTCACAAGG gtACAAATGCGAATGGAAGATCGAGGAGGCTCAGAAGAACATCCTCCGAACTCACACTACAGCCGTCAGCGCACGCATGTTGTATAAACTCGCACAACAG gagaagttcaccCCCGTCAAGTATTTCTCCATCGACCGGGTGTTCAGGAATGAGACGTTAGACGCCACCCACCTGGCCGAGTTCCACCAGATCGAGGGCGTGGTGGCCGACTACGGACTCACACTGGGAGACCTGATGGGCATCCTGCACGACTTCTTCACCAAACTGG gAATTACCAAACTACGCTTCAAACCTGCCTACAACCCGTACACAGAGCCCAGCATGGAAGTGTTCAGCTACCATGAAG GACTGAAAAAGTGGGTGGAGGTTGGAAACTCGGGCGTCTTCAGACCAGAGATGCTGCTGCCCATGGGTCTTCCAGAGGATGTGTCTGTCATCGCCTGGGGGCTGTCGCTGGAGAG aCCCACGATGATCAAATACGGCATCAACAACATCAGGGAGCTGGTGGGACACAAGGTGAACCTGCAGATGGTCTACGACGGCCCCATCTGTCGTCTGGACTCCTGA